The DNA segment ATCTGACCGTTTAAAAGGAGCTAATTTTTGAGGATAATCGTCATAGGAGCTGGGGAAGTCGGCTTTAATGTCGCCAGACGTCTGGCCAGCGAAAACAAGGATGTTGTCGTTATTGATTTACAGAGTTCCGCTCTGAAACGAGTTTCAGAAACTTTGGATGTTCAGACAATCAAAGGATCTGGTTCCAGTCCTGAAGTATTGAAAAAAGCAGGAATTGAGAATGCTGATATCCTTTTAGCTGTTACTGATAAGGATGAAATAAATCTTCTAGCATCTTTTTTTGCGAATAAAATTTCATCTGATCTTATCAAGTTGGCCAGAGTTCGTAATGACGATTACATAAGTTATTCAGACATGTTCCAGAGTGGGGACCTGAATATCGACACAATTATCAATCCCGATCAGGAAGTTGTTGAGTCCATACTGCGACTTATGAGTGTGCCCGGTGCCGTAGAGATTAATGAATTTGTTAATGGTGAAGTCCGCCTGATAGGAGTTAAAATTCCTGAAGCTAGTCCTTTGAGCGGAGTTTTATTAAAGAATATTAAAGATTCGCTTGGAGATATAAATGTTGTTGTTGCCGCTCTGGTCCGTGAAGACCGGTTGATTATACCCGGTGGTGAAGATCGGATTAAGGAAGGTGATATTGTTTATTTTACATGTATTAATAAAAATCAGACAACCTTATTGAAATCAGCAGGTATATTAACAGAACCAGTCCACAAAGTTCTTATCGTTGGTGGAGGTAATGTAGGTTATCTGCTGGCACAGACTCTGGATAACCGTAAATATCACACCAGACTTCTTGAATGTAATCCTGATAGGTGTGAATTTTTGTCGGAGAATCTCAACAGGGTTATTGTCTTACAAGGTGATGGGACAGATCAGGAGCTTCTGAAAGAAGAAAACATCGGTGAAATGGATATGGTCATTTCTGTAACCGGAGATGAGGAAATGAATATCCTGACATGTCTGCTGGCGAAAAAAATGGGTGCTCGTAAGACCATTACCCGAATAAATAATTTTGCATACATGCCTTTGATTCAACCTCTTGGTATAGATCATCTGGTTTGCCCGAGACTCTCAGCTATTAATTCCATTTTGCGTTTTGTCAGACGTGGAAAAGTCCTGTCAGCAGTTTCTATTAAAGGTGATGAAGCTGAAGTTCTTGAGGCTATAGCTCAGGAGAAATCTAAAATTGTTGGTAAGCCGATAATGGACTTAGGTCTTCCGAAAGGATCTCTTATACTATGTTTTCAGCGTGGTGATAAGGTTATTATCCCCACAGGAATGACTGTAATTGAGCCTCAGGACAGACTTCTAATTATTTCTACACGCAGTACCATTCCGGACATTGAGGAAGCTTTGACAACCACTCTGGAGTTTTTTTGATGCGCTGGAATATATGCCTTCATATAATCGGAGCTTTGACAATCTGTGTCGGGCTTTGCATGTTTTTCCCATTATTTTTCTCCGTGTATTATGCGGATTCAGGGGTGACACCTTTTTGCTGGTCTATAATAATTACCCTGATTTGCGGTGCTATACTGTTTTTCTGCTTTAAAGACAGTAGTGCCGGGAAGGGCTTGAACCATAGAGAAGGAATGGCAATAGTTGCTCTAGGCTGGATTATGGCCGGCCTTTTTGGCAGTTTGCCGTTTTTGATTGGTGGAGTGTTTCAATCTCCTGTCGATTGTGTCTTTGAATCGCTTTCCGGATTTTCCACTACCGGAGCTTCGGTAATGACGGATATAGAAAGTGTTGCAAAGGGAATTTTATTCTGGAGGAGCCTTACCCATTGGCTGGGCGGTATGGGGATAATTGTCCTTTCGTTAGCAATACTGCCGTTCCTTGGTGTAGGTGGGATGCAGTTGTATAAAGCGGAAGTTCCGGGTCCTGTTCCTGATAAACTTAAGCCCAGAATAAAAGATACCGCAGTAGCATTATGGAAGGTTTATCTTCTTTTCAGCCTTATTGAAACAGTACTGCTTATGTTTGGTGGAATGAATTTATTCGATTCTTTGTGCCATACGTTCGGTACCTTGGCTACTGGAGGTTTTTCTACCAAAAATCCTTCTGTAGCATATTACGACAGTGCTTATATTGATTATGTTATTACTTTTTTTATGCTCGTTGCCGGTGTAAACTTTTCGCTTCATTACCAAATGTTGAAAGGCCGTCCATTAGCATTCTGGCGGGATCCTGAGTTCAGATTTTTCAGCATAGTCACTATTGCGGTAACTGTAATTATTACTGTGAGTCTTTATACCTCTAATATTTACGATAATATTGCCGATGCCTTCAGGTATTCATCGTTTCAGGTTGCTTCAATTATGAGTACTACAGGATATGCAACTGCAGATTATGAAACATGGCCTGCTATATCACAGGCTCTGTTGCTGTTTTGCATGTTTCTTGGAGGGTGCGCCGGATCTACGAGCGGAGGTATGAAACATCTAAGGATAATGCTGCTTTTAAAGCATTCTTATCAGGAACTTTTGCGATTGATACATCCGCGGCAGATAAGCAGAGTTAAACTTGGCAAGACTGTAGTTCAGCCTGAAGTTCTCAATGGAATACTTGGATTTGCTGTTCTGTGGCTGGGGTTATTTATCATTTGCGGTTTTATTGTTGCGGCAACAGGAGTTGATGTTACATCCTCATTTGCCGCATCACTGGCTTGTATTGGAAATATAGGGCCGGGAATAGGAAGCGTTGGACCAACTGATAATTATGCGCATATTCCCGAGCTTGGGAAATGGGCTCTTATTTTTTGCATGCTTCTGGGAAGATTAGAAATATATACGGTTGTAGTTTTGTTTGTTCCCGAATTCTGGAGAAAATAATAGGGCAGAAAGATATATTGTGTTTTTATAAATCGTTTTAAATATAGGGGGACAGAGAAGATGAGAATTAATGAATACGGAGATCATATAGGATATTTATAGGATAAATGTAGGTAGAATATAGGCTTACAAGAGTTATGACATAAATTTTAGGGCAAATGGTCTAGTTGAGAAAATAGACCATTTGCCCTTTGTTTTAGACACTCAAGATGAGAAACATTCTAAACCGATGTCAAACTTTTAGTCGTGTTACGATATGATTGCATATTCTCTGTGTAGTCACCATGCATAAAGCTTTTATGTAAAATTTCTTTTGTATTAGATTGTGCTATTTCCAAATTTGTATTTAACCATTCTTCGTCAGCTTTTGTTAGGTTAAAGCTATATAGTTCTGATATAAAATTTATCTTTCTATCTGCTGAGTTAATAATAAATTTAAATTTGTATTCGCCAGCTTTCCAGATATATGAGTCCTTAATAAAATCTTCAACTTCATACCAACCATCAATGGATTCCATATATTCTTTAAAGCTCTTATTACCGGTTCTTTTTAAATTCCGCTCGAACCTGTCCACATATGGGGTAAGAATATCATTTTTTTTAATTGTTTTGTTCCGCTCTTGAAATACAATAGATAGAAGTTGTACATTCTCTTTAGGTAAAAAGATCATTATAGCGTCTGACAAAAAAGTATTGGTTATTTTATTTCCAGAGCTATCTATACTAGAATTTTCTACGGCGCTTGAAATTGAAAACCATTTAAAAAAAGCTTCACTTTTGTCCTCATATTGGAGTTCTATGTCAATTTCATTAATTCTTGCTGATTTATTTTCACTTACAAAAGCTACAGGTAATCTTATAGATGGCCCATTTATATCATGTGAAAGAATTATTTTTTTTGCATGAAGTGAAACTTTAGCTTTAGAAAATAATTTTATAGCTAAGGTTATTAGATATGGAATCCAAGCTCCTGCACCAACTATAGCTATAATCAGTGTCCAAAAATCCGAGCCAGTATCACCTTGCATAATTAGGCCTTCTTGATATTTTATTTACAATTAATGGGGCATGAAAATCAATACTCCTGCCCCATCTATTCTTTTTTTATATTTTATCCGACCCTGAGTCTTTCTTCGTCTTTATTATCTCCGTCAGGCGCTGCTCTAGCCTTTATTTCTGCCAGCTCTACTCTCAGATCGCTGTTCTCGCGCATCAGCTTGCGGTTTTCTTTCATAAGTTCCCGGTTGTCCTGCATTAGCTCCCGGCTCAAATCCCTTTCTTTTGAAAGTTCAGCTTCTAACACTTCACAGCGAACGCATTGTCCTTCCTTATTAGGACGAGGTTGAGCTGCTGCCCCTCGTTTCCGGGGGCCTTCTCCGAATAACAGCCAATTAGCTTCAATCTCAAATGTTGTGCATAAAGACTGAATAAATTGTGCGTCAGGAAGTCCTACACCTCTCTCATAACGACTAAGAGAATTTTTGTGTACTCCAAGCATTTCGGAAAAATGAGTCTGTAGCATTTCTCCTCTAACAGCCTTGATGCGGGCGCCAATAGTGTTGTCCAAGTTCTACTCCCAAAGTTGGACATTAAGTTGGACAGCCCTATATTGCTATAAAAAGTTAAGTTAATTGAATAAATAAGTTAATCTCATTTTTTCAAACTTAGACATCAAAAATTGTTGACTAAAAACAATTTTTGATATTAAAACATAACTCAAGGGCGGCAAACAAATCAACGAATCACTACCCAATGATTAGCACCCGCCCACACAGACGGTCAATGAAACAGTTCGGACGGTAATTTGAAGGAAAAAACGGGGCGGTAAAAAGTGCAGCAGCTTACACTTTTTCATGATGAAAAACAGGAAATGGAGTTTCAGAAGATGGCTACGGCGTTAGCCAGTCTGATGACCATGACCCGTTCCAATATGAATATAGTTGCCCAGAAGCACCCGGTTTTGTCCCGTGATCTGAT comes from the Maridesulfovibrio bastinii DSM 16055 genome and includes:
- a CDS encoding helix-turn-helix domain-containing protein gives rise to the protein MDNTIGARIKAVRGEMLQTHFSEMLGVHKNSLSRYERGVGLPDAQFIQSLCTTFEIEANWLLFGEGPRKRGAAAQPRPNKEGQCVRCEVLEAELSKERDLSRELMQDNRELMKENRKLMRENSDLRVELAEIKARAAPDGDNKDEERLRVG
- a CDS encoding TrkH family potassium uptake protein, whose translation is MRWNICLHIIGALTICVGLCMFFPLFFSVYYADSGVTPFCWSIIITLICGAILFFCFKDSSAGKGLNHREGMAIVALGWIMAGLFGSLPFLIGGVFQSPVDCVFESLSGFSTTGASVMTDIESVAKGILFWRSLTHWLGGMGIIVLSLAILPFLGVGGMQLYKAEVPGPVPDKLKPRIKDTAVALWKVYLLFSLIETVLLMFGGMNLFDSLCHTFGTLATGGFSTKNPSVAYYDSAYIDYVITFFMLVAGVNFSLHYQMLKGRPLAFWRDPEFRFFSIVTIAVTVIITVSLYTSNIYDNIADAFRYSSFQVASIMSTTGYATADYETWPAISQALLLFCMFLGGCAGSTSGGMKHLRIMLLLKHSYQELLRLIHPRQISRVKLGKTVVQPEVLNGILGFAVLWLGLFIICGFIVAATGVDVTSSFAASLACIGNIGPGIGSVGPTDNYAHIPELGKWALIFCMLLGRLEIYTVVVLFVPEFWRK
- the trkA gene encoding Trk system potassium transporter TrkA; protein product: MRIIVIGAGEVGFNVARRLASENKDVVVIDLQSSALKRVSETLDVQTIKGSGSSPEVLKKAGIENADILLAVTDKDEINLLASFFANKISSDLIKLARVRNDDYISYSDMFQSGDLNIDTIINPDQEVVESILRLMSVPGAVEINEFVNGEVRLIGVKIPEASPLSGVLLKNIKDSLGDINVVVAALVREDRLIIPGGEDRIKEGDIVYFTCINKNQTTLLKSAGILTEPVHKVLIVGGGNVGYLLAQTLDNRKYHTRLLECNPDRCEFLSENLNRVIVLQGDGTDQELLKEENIGEMDMVISVTGDEEMNILTCLLAKKMGARKTITRINNFAYMPLIQPLGIDHLVCPRLSAINSILRFVRRGKVLSAVSIKGDEAEVLEAIAQEKSKIVGKPIMDLGLPKGSLILCFQRGDKVIIPTGMTVIEPQDRLLIISTRSTIPDIEEALTTTLEFF